The Desulfovibrio psychrotolerans genomic interval CTCATGACCCTGCCCACCCACTGCTATGTCACGGAAGCTGCGGTGGACGAAGCGGTGCAGGCCATGCGCAAAGGACGGGCGGCATGATGACGGAAGTGTTGTTCTGGGTGTGCGCCCTGTTACTTGTGTATGTGTTTGCCGGGTATCCCGCCGTGCTGCATCTTGCCGGGCGTGTTTTGCCTCGCCGCAGTGTGCGGCAGCCGCATGACAGCGAGCCCCGCGTGGCGGTGATTGTGTCTGTGTATAACGAAGTGCGTGTCATAGAGGCGAAAATACGGAATTTTTTGGAACTGGAGTATCCGCCCGACAGGCTGGAGCTTGTTGTGGTTTCGGACGGCAGTACGGACGGAACGGACGATGTGGTTCGGGCATGCTCCGATGCGCGGGTGCGTCTGCTCGTGCAGCCCCGCAACATGGGCAAGACCGTGGCTCTGAACCGCGCTGTGGCTGAGACGGATGCCGAGATACTGCTGTTCACCGATGCCAACTCCATGCTGGATTCCGGCGCGGTGCGGCATCTGGTGGCGGAGTTCGCGGACCCCATGGTGGGACTGGCGAGCGGCACCACCATGTACACGGCGGCGGGCGGTGACGGAATGTACCGCCGTTACGAAGACATGCTCAAACGCATGGAGTCCCGCCTGTTCGGCATTGTGGGTGCTGACGGTGCCATCTACGCCATGCGCAGAGCGTTGTACGAGGCGCTGGACCCTGCGCTTATCAACGACCTGCTGCACCCCATACAGGTGGTACTGGCGGGCAGGCTGCCCGTGCAGTGCGAGGGGGCTTTCTGCACCGAGGAAACGCCGGGAACCGGCGGGAACGAATACCGGCGACAAAGACGCATCATGACGCAATCGTGGCTGGTGGTGCTGACCTGCGCCGGTGCGCTTGCCCGTGCGGGAAAGTGGGGCTTTCTCTGGCAGGTTGTGTCGCACAAGGTGCTGCGGTGGCTGGTTCTGCCGCTGATGGCTGCCATTTTTGCGCTGAATGTCCCGCTTGCCGCTGCATCGCCCCTGTATGGTGCGGTGTTGTTCATGCAGGGGCTGTTTTATGCCTGCGCCATTACGTTTCGCAATGCGGACAACGGGATGCTGAAGCTGCCGTATCTGTTTCTGCTTATGCATGCGAGCGGCGTGACGGGGCTGGTACGATGTCTGCGCGGTGAAACTGTTGTGCGATGGGCGCCCAGAGCGCAGTAGCAACGAGGAGGAATGCCTGTGTTCATGCCCGCCAGAAAATTGCTGGATATTCTGAGCCGGTCGGAAAGACGCACCGTTGTGCTGTTGCTGATGCTGCAGATGGCGGTTGCCGTCTTTGAGGTGATGGGGCTTGCCTCGGTCATGCCGCTTCTGGCGCTGGTGGGCGACCCCGGCATCATTCAGGAGAACCGCTGGGTAAATATGGCCTATGGAATGCTCGGCGCCGAGAGCGAAAAACAATTCATCATGTACTGCGGAATATTCTCGCTGGGCATGCTGCTGGTCTCCAATGCTGTCCGGTTTGCTGTGACGTGGGCAATGCTGCGGTTCACGCATATGACCAACTACACACTCTCGAAGCGCATGTTCAGGATGTATATTCTGCAACCGTACAGATTCTTTTTTGATCATAACTCAAGCGACATCATCAAGAACGTGCTGGGTGAGGTGGCATCCGTATGCTGTTATGTTCTGCAGAATGCCATGATCATACTCTCACGTTGCGCCATAGTCATTGCGATAATGATCTTTATGATCTTCATAAACCCGTTGGTTTCGCTGGCGGTGTTTGTGTGTTTTGGCGGAAGTTATGTTCTTGCCTATGTTCTTACGCGGCGTGTCATGGAGCGTGTCTCCAAAAAAAGACTGGAGGCAACGGAGCGCAGGTTCCGTATTGCCGGTGAAACATTCAGAAGCATCAAGGAAGTGAAGGCCGCGAACCGCGAACTGTTTTTTTATGACAAGTTTGCAGATGCTTCGGAATCATTTGCACGGCAGTGCACGGTAAACGAGGTGGTTGCCATGAGCCCGCGCTACAGCCTTGAGGTGGTGGCATACGGAGCCATGGTGGTACTTGTTATGGTGTTCTTCATATCTGGTTGGAACATAGGCCATATTCTGCCGCTTCTGGGGGTGTATGCGCTGGGGGGCATGAAGATGATGCCCGCGTTGCAGCAGGTGTTTGCGGGCATGACGAACATACGGTTCTATCTGCCCGCCCTGGACCTGCTGCACAGTGACTTCAGCCGCTTTAAGGTGGATGAAGCGGAACAGGAAGCCCATGCCGGTGCAGTTTCCTTTGAGCGGGAAATCCGGTTCGAGGATGTGTCGTTCGCCTACGCGCAGGAAGCCGGACCGGTGCTGGACGGGCTGAATATGATCATCGGCAGGAACAGGATGGTCGGCATTGTGGGGACGACCGGGGCGGGCAAGACCACCGCCATAGATATGCTGCTGGGGCTTCTTGCGCCGGACAGCGGCAGGCTTCTTGTGGACGGCGTTCCTATCGATACCGGGAACATCCGGGCATGGCGCAGGCATATAGGCTATGTGCCGCAGGTCATCAATCTTCTGGATGACTCCGTAAAGATGAACATAGCCCTTGGGGTGCCCGCATCAGAGGTGGATGAGGCGCGGTTGGTGAACGCAGCCAAGGCGGCCAGTATTCATGAGCATGTGATGCAGAACATGCCCGACGGGTACGATACGGTCATCGGCGAGCAGGGGGTGTGTCTTTCCGGCGGTCAGCGGCAGCGGATAGGCATTGCGAGGGCACTGTATCAGGGGGCCGATGTGCTTGTGCTTGATGAGGCCACCAGTGCCCTTGATGCTGATACGGAGCGCAAGGTCATGGAATCCATTGCCGGACTGGCCGGGGAGATGACCATTGTGATTATTGCGCACAGGCTGAGCACCCTTGAGAAGTGCGATACGATTTTTGTTTTTGAGAACGGCAAGGCCAGTCCGGTGGGGACCTATGCGGATTTATGCGCCCGTAACGGGCTGTTTACGGGGCGCGACCCCGTTGCAGAACGTATGGCGGATACGGCGGTTCCGGCTGCGGCCGACCTGCGGGGAGCGTGCTGATGATCAGCGAGACCCGGGGGCCTGTTGATACGGCGGTATCGGTGCGGCGGGCTGGCATACGCAGTAGTTGTTCGCTGACGGGCATAACCCTGCTGGCGGTTATGGCGTTGCCCAGACTGCACGAGATGGTGCCGTATCTGGTGTATGCGGACCCGGGCAAGTTGGTGATTCTGCTTTGTCTGTTCTGCATCCTCACATCCAAGGGGGCGGTGCGCGTGCCGTGGCGGCGGTTGCCGCAGGTGCGCCTGTATGTCCTCTTTGTCATCTGGCTGTTCATTTCTGCCACGATGGGGGTATGGCCCAGTGCCAGCATTGCCGGGGGTGTGTCGTTTCTGAAGAATATGGTGTTTTTTCTGCTGTTCATGAAAAGTATTGATAGCATGAACGACCTGTACAAGGTGGTTCGCGTGCTCCTGCTGGGCATGCTCGTGTTCAGCACGTCCATTATAGCCAGAGCGTCCATGGGCAGGGCTGATGCCGGAGGCTACACGCTGGACCCTAACGAGGGTGCTCTGCTTATCGCCGTGCTCATGCCGTTTCTCTATTACTTTTTCAGGGGGGAGCGGGGTTTCTTCCGCATGGCGTTTCTGTTCGGCATGGTTTTGGGGGCGGGAGCGGTGCTTTGTACAGGGTCACGTGGCGGAGTTATCGCGCTGTGTGTGGTGCTGAGCTACGCCTATCTTGTCGACAGCGGCATGTTTCTGAAAAAGATTCTGCTCATTGCCGTCACGGTTTCTGCCGTGTTTCTGTTCATGCCCGACGGTATACGGGAGCGGTTTGACCGGCTTGGAGACACGGAGCAGGACTACAACCTGACCCACAAGCACGGGCGCATGATGGTATGGGAGCGGGCCATGTCCCTCGTCGAGGAGAATCCGGTTTTCGGGGTGGGCATGCACAATTTTATCTTTGTGGAATCGGAGGTGAACAACCAGAGCAGGGGGGTGGTGACGCACAACTTCATCCTGCAGGTTGCGACAGAACTGGGTATTCCGGGAGCCCTGATTCTGCTGTCCATCTTCGCTGTGTCGTGGCGGCAGGCAAGGCGGATGCGGGCACAGGTGCGGCGCACGCCGAACAACATGCGGGCATATGCGCTGCTTTCCGGCCTTGAATGCGCGTGGCTCGCCTTTTTCATAGGCGGGCAGTTCTTATCCGTTGCCTTCAGCTCGCAGATCATTTTCATGGCCTCGTGCTCCACGCTTGTATGGAAATGTCACCTGCGCGGGGATTTCCGCGTGCCTGCGCAGCAAAGGAAGGCTGCCGATGCGTAATGTATGGCGACGTGTCGTCCATTCGCTGGGGCACCTTGGCGAGTCGGTCCGGTCGCAGTATGGCGGCGGGCTGCGCGGGTATTGTAAATTTGTCTATTACAGTTGCCTGAGGGTTAACAGGTTCTGCGTGTATGCGGTGCACCTGGCAGACATAGGAAAGGACGGGGCATTTAGCGTGAACGGATATGAATTTGCGGAACTGCATCCTGATGAACTGGATGTCTACAGGTCTGCAACACAGGGCCTTCCCAAGGAATTTTACACCGACCGTATGCACGAGGTCTCCGGTTGCCATGCGGTGCTGAAGAACGGAGAGATCGTCTACCTGCACTGGCTGTACTATGAGGGCGGCCACAGCCGTTTTCTGCGGATAGGCAGCCGTGTGGCGGAGATAGGGTATATTGTCACGCTTCCGGAACATCGCCGCAAGGGCATATGCTCCGCTGCGCTGGCGGAGGCATTCCGGCGTCTGCGCGGTCTGGGTGTGGAGAAGGTATGTACGGTGGTGCATTGGGACAATGTGGCTTCGCGAAAGGCCATGCAGCATTCCGGTATGGTTGAGGAGGCTCAGGTTCTCGCTCTGGGACCGTTCAACATGCGCACGCGGGCGGAGGTGTGATGTCCGGCATACTGATGCTTGCGGGCCGCGTGCCCTATCCTCTTGACGATGGATGGAAGCTGCGAACCTTTCATCTTCTCCGGGCACTGGCGTCCGGGAGCAGGCCTGTGGATATGGTTGTCTTCGGGGAACCCGGCCATTCCGGCTGCCCGGAGGTGCTGCAGGCCCTGTGCAGGGACGTTGTGGTGGTGCCCCGTGTGAAAGCGTACGCGGCATCGGACCTGCTGTGCGGCCTTGTGCTGCCCACGCCGTTTTCCGTGCTGAACTATGGCGATGCGGAGTTTGCCCGCGCTGTCCGGGAGCTTGCAGGGCGCAACGCGTATGATCTGGCACTGGTGGAGGATATCGTCATGGCGCAGTACGCGCCGCTTGTGAAAGGGGCCCGGCGGTTTCTGGATATGCACAATGTGGAATCCGACCTGATGGCCCGTTTTGCCGCAAACTGCGATAATATTTTCAAACGGGTATACGCATCCGTTACCGCTGCCAAGCTGGGAAGGTATGAGCAGCGCACGGCAGAGGGCTTTGATGCGGTTTTTGTCTGCTCGGCGGAAGACAGGGCATTACTTGAACGCAACGGAATCCGGGTGCCGGTTCATGTGGTGCCCAACGGTGTGGACTGCGCCCTGCATGCACGTAACGGAAGCGACAGGGAGCCGATGAGCCTCGTTTTTGTGGGCAGCATGGATTATCACGCAAACATTTCCGGCGTGGAGTATTTCCATGCGCAGGTGCTGCCCCTGCTGCGGGAACGGCATCCTGACCTTACGGTGTATGTTGTGGGCAAGAACCCGCCCGACCGCATCCGTGCCATGGGGGGCAAGGGGGTTGTGGTCACGGGGGCTGTGGACGATGTGCGCCCTTACCTGCACAGGGCGGCTGTTTCCATAGTGCCTCTGCTTGTGGGCGGCGGAACGCGGCTGAAGATTCTGGAAGCCATGGCGGCGGGAGTGCCGGTGGTATCGACCTCGCTGGGGGCGGAAGGGATTGGGGCGGTGCATGGCCGCGACATTCTTATCGGCGATACGGCCCGGTCTTTTGCAGACGCTGTTTCAACACTTCTGGGCAATCCTGCGGAAGGAGAGCGCCTTGCCCTTATGGGGCGGGAGTTTGTCCGGCAACGGTTTGACTGGAGCGTTGTGGGGCAGACGTTGCGCCATGTTGTGGAACAGGCGTGCGGAGGTGCCGCATGAGCGGGACCGCCGATACAAATGGTTATGCCGGCAAGCTTGGCACCGGCGATGAGACGGGCGCTGCCGGTACGGGCAGGCCGCTGCGGGTTCTGTTTATCAGCTATTACATTGATGATCCGTCCGTGCCCGGGTTTGCGCCCAAGTACGCATTGCTTTCTGAACGCTGGAGGGGCGATGTGCTGCATCTGGCGCCCGCCTATGCGGAGTGCGGAGCCGGCAACTTTGTCTTTCGCGGGTGTGCCTATCACCGGGGCAGCGTTTTGCTGCGCCAGTGGCGGTATCTGCTGTTCTGCCTGCGGCATGCGCGCAGGCACGGCACGTATGATCTTGTCATCAGTTATGATCCTATGATCTGCGGCCTCATCAGCCTGCTGGTAAAGCGTATGGTCGGGGCAAAGCTGCTGGTGGAGGTGAATACCGACCATTTCTACCGGCCGGAAGCAGAACGGGAAAGCCTGAAGGCGCGCGTCATGCGATGGGTCAAAACAGGCATGATGCGGTTGAGCTTTGCAGGAGCGGACGCTGTAAAGTTCATTAACTCCCGGCTTGCGGAAGACTACGGACATCGGTTCGGTCGTCTGCGTCCGGGCAGGGCAGGCGGGCCTGTGTGTGACTCCTTTTTTTCCTTTATTGGCACGCAGGCGTTTGGACCGGATGCAGCCGCTGAGGGCAGAGTCATTCTTACGGTGGGGCATCCGTATTGGGTTAAGGGCGTGGATGTGCTCATCCGCGCGTTCAACAGAATAGCCCCGCTGTACCCGGACGTGCGGCTCAAGATCATCGGCATGTGCCCGGACCTTGCTGCGTATCAGTCAATGGTGGGCGATGCGGCCCGTGTGGAATTTCTGCCGGGCATCTCACACAGGGAAATCGTTCCCTATTTCCAGCAGTGCCTGTTCTACGTGCTGGCATCGCGCACGGAATCCATGGGCCGCGTGATGATTGAGGCCATGGCGTGCGGCAAGGCCGTGGTGGGCGCACGGGTGGGCGGTGTGCCCGATGTGATTGCGGACGGCGAGACAGGTCTTCTGTTCCGCAGTGAGGATGACGCGGACCTTGCCAGCAAGATGGCGATGCTGCTCGACGACCCTGCCCTGTGCAGGCGCATGGGGGAAGCGGGCCTGCATCGGTGCGGCACGGAATTTACCCCGGAACGCTATACGGAGCGTTACTTCTGGTTTGCGGACCGCATTCTGGCGCGCGGCGGGGAGGGGGCATGAGGAAAGCAAGGCCGACCGCAGGAATGGCATCTTCCATTGTGCATATGAGCTTTTCCGGCGATTTCGGCGGGCGTGAGAAGGTGGCCGCCAGCCTGCACAGGGCAACGTACAGGGCAGGATACGATTGCCGTCTGTATATGGTGGTGGAAGAGCGCGTGGGAGCCACGGGCAATGCCAACCTCTTCCGTTCGCTGGGGGACGACACGGCCCGCATGCGATTTTTCAGAACCGGTTCACGGTTTTCGGTGCGTCTGCTCATGGAGTTGCGGCGGAAGCTGCAGGAAGACGGCGTGCGGCTTGTGCACTGCCATTGCTACAAATCCCTGTTCTACGCGCTGCTGCTGCGCGAGTGCGGACTGGCGGATATTGCCGTGGTGTATACCCTGCATGGCCTGGTTCTGCGGCCGGGGTGGATATCTTCGTTTATCCGGCTGGTGCAGCATGTGGGGCTGCGCCTGTGCGACGGCGTGGTGGGATGCTCGGAAGAGATTCTCCGGGCGCACGTATCGGACAGTGCCGGAGACCGGGCGACTGCCATTATCAACGCCATTGAGTGCCCTGCGGAATACGCTGACATTGCTGCGCGGCGTGCCGCAGCAAGAGAAAGGCTGATGGAACGGTTCGGCCTTTGCGGGAACAGGCCCGTGGTGATTAACGTGGGCAGGCTGTGCCCGCAGAAGAATTTCCCCCTCTACCTCCGGCTGGTGGCCCGCGATGTGGAGCGCAACGGGGGCGAACCCGGTGCGCACTATCTGCTGCTGGGCAACGGTGCGCTGGAGACGGAACTGAAGGAAGAGGCAAGGCGGCTCGGCGTGGAACGGCACGTGGTCTTCACGGGCTTTGTGGCCGAGATGGATCAGGTGTTTACCGGAGCCGACCTGCTTGTGCAGACCTCGATATGGGAGGGAACGCCCATGTGCCTGCTGGAGGCGCAGTCGTACGGGCTTCCTGCGGTTGTGCCGGACGTGGGCGGCAACGGTGCCGTGGTTGCGGACGGAGAGAACGGTGCCCTGTACCCCGTGGGAGACATGGACGCCCTTGCCGTCCGGGTGGATGCGTATCTTGCGGATGCACCTCTGCGGGAAAGGCATGGGCAGGCGGCGCATATGAACGTGCGTACGCGGTTTGACATGGAAAGCTGGGTGCGCCGCCACGTGGACTTTTACAACCGGCTGGGCGCGCTCGTGCCCGCAGGGAGGACCGCATGAGCCAGTCATCCGTTCCTGCTTCTCCCCTGCGGATACTGCATGTGGTGTATTCCTTCGGGATAGGCGGCTCCGAGACCGTGGCCCGGGAGGTGGCCCTGCGGCTTGGCGAGCAGGGGCATGCGAACATGGTTGTGGCACTGGAGCATGACGGTCCGCTTTCCGGGGAATTCAGGTCGGCGGGTATTGCCGCGCACGCCCTGAACCGGGGGGAGGGGAGCATGTTGGGAGCCATGTACCGGCTCTTCAGGCTGGTCAGGGAATTCCGGCCCCACGCGCTCCATACCCACCACATGTACATGCTGTTTCATGCTGTTCCCGCCGCCGTGCTGACCCGCACGCCCATAGTGCACACCGAGCACGAATTCTGGTCGCTTGATACCGCCAAAGGGCGCCTGCTCATGCCTTTTCTGGCGCGGTTTTGCCGCTGGATTACCGCCGTGAACGACGAAACCCGTCTGTTCATGGAACAGCGGCTTGGTCTGCCCGGAAAATCGCTGGTTACCGTGGGTAACGGCATAGATATAAGGCGATTCTCCGGAACTGGCGCGCTGCGCCGGGCGGATTTGGGGTTGGGAGATGATGACCGGGTTGCCGTTATCGTAGCCCGGCTGGAGCCGGTGAAGAACCACCAGATGTTGCTGCGGGCATGGCAGCAGGTGGTGCGCGAGGTGGCGGGGGCGAAGCTGCTGGTGGCAGGCACGGGCAGCCTTGCAGAGCCATTGCGTGACGATGCAGCCGCCTTGGGTCTGGCGGACAGTGTGTATTTTCTCGGTCCCCGGCGAGATGTGCACGAGATTCTGCCGTTGGCGGATGTGGCGGTGCTTTCCTCGTGCGATGAGGGCCTGCCCCTGTTTCTGCTGGAGGCCATGGCCGCAGGGTTGCCTGTGGTTTCCACACGGGTGGGCGGAGTGCCCAGACTCATCAGCGAGGGGGAGAACGGACATATGGTTGCAGAGGGCGATGAACAGGCTCTGGCACGGGCTGTCGCCGGATTGCTGAAAGACCCTTCGCGTGCCTCGCGGATGGGAATGGCCGGTCGCAGGCGTGTGGAAGCCGCCTATGATCTGGATGCCGCAGTGGGGAGATATCTCGATTTGTACCGGGGAGGAAAACTGTGACGGCGGACGTTGCACAGGAACAGGAGAG includes:
- a CDS encoding glycosyltransferase family 2 protein, producing MMTEVLFWVCALLLVYVFAGYPAVLHLAGRVLPRRSVRQPHDSEPRVAVIVSVYNEVRVIEAKIRNFLELEYPPDRLELVVVSDGSTDGTDDVVRACSDARVRLLVQPRNMGKTVALNRAVAETDAEILLFTDANSMLDSGAVRHLVAEFADPMVGLASGTTMYTAAGGDGMYRRYEDMLKRMESRLFGIVGADGAIYAMRRALYEALDPALINDLLHPIQVVLAGRLPVQCEGAFCTEETPGTGGNEYRRQRRIMTQSWLVVLTCAGALARAGKWGFLWQVVSHKVLRWLVLPLMAAIFALNVPLAAASPLYGAVLFMQGLFYACAITFRNADNGMLKLPYLFLLMHASGVTGLVRCLRGETVVRWAPRAQ
- a CDS encoding ABC transporter ATP-binding protein; amino-acid sequence: MPARKLLDILSRSERRTVVLLLMLQMAVAVFEVMGLASVMPLLALVGDPGIIQENRWVNMAYGMLGAESEKQFIMYCGIFSLGMLLVSNAVRFAVTWAMLRFTHMTNYTLSKRMFRMYILQPYRFFFDHNSSDIIKNVLGEVASVCCYVLQNAMIILSRCAIVIAIMIFMIFINPLVSLAVFVCFGGSYVLAYVLTRRVMERVSKKRLEATERRFRIAGETFRSIKEVKAANRELFFYDKFADASESFARQCTVNEVVAMSPRYSLEVVAYGAMVVLVMVFFISGWNIGHILPLLGVYALGGMKMMPALQQVFAGMTNIRFYLPALDLLHSDFSRFKVDEAEQEAHAGAVSFEREIRFEDVSFAYAQEAGPVLDGLNMIIGRNRMVGIVGTTGAGKTTAIDMLLGLLAPDSGRLLVDGVPIDTGNIRAWRRHIGYVPQVINLLDDSVKMNIALGVPASEVDEARLVNAAKAASIHEHVMQNMPDGYDTVIGEQGVCLSGGQRQRIGIARALYQGADVLVLDEATSALDADTERKVMESIAGLAGEMTIVIIAHRLSTLEKCDTIFVFENGKASPVGTYADLCARNGLFTGRDPVAERMADTAVPAAADLRGAC
- a CDS encoding O-antigen ligase family protein, translating into MISETRGPVDTAVSVRRAGIRSSCSLTGITLLAVMALPRLHEMVPYLVYADPGKLVILLCLFCILTSKGAVRVPWRRLPQVRLYVLFVIWLFISATMGVWPSASIAGGVSFLKNMVFFLLFMKSIDSMNDLYKVVRVLLLGMLVFSTSIIARASMGRADAGGYTLDPNEGALLIAVLMPFLYYFFRGERGFFRMAFLFGMVLGAGAVLCTGSRGGVIALCVVLSYAYLVDSGMFLKKILLIAVTVSAVFLFMPDGIRERFDRLGDTEQDYNLTHKHGRMMVWERAMSLVEENPVFGVGMHNFIFVESEVNNQSRGVVTHNFILQVATELGIPGALILLSIFAVSWRQARRMRAQVRRTPNNMRAYALLSGLECAWLAFFIGGQFLSVAFSSQIIFMASCSTLVWKCHLRGDFRVPAQQRKAADA
- a CDS encoding GNAT family N-acetyltransferase, with amino-acid sequence MRNVWRRVVHSLGHLGESVRSQYGGGLRGYCKFVYYSCLRVNRFCVYAVHLADIGKDGAFSVNGYEFAELHPDELDVYRSATQGLPKEFYTDRMHEVSGCHAVLKNGEIVYLHWLYYEGGHSRFLRIGSRVAEIGYIVTLPEHRRKGICSAALAEAFRRLRGLGVEKVCTVVHWDNVASRKAMQHSGMVEEAQVLALGPFNMRTRAEV
- a CDS encoding glycosyltransferase is translated as MSGILMLAGRVPYPLDDGWKLRTFHLLRALASGSRPVDMVVFGEPGHSGCPEVLQALCRDVVVVPRVKAYAASDLLCGLVLPTPFSVLNYGDAEFARAVRELAGRNAYDLALVEDIVMAQYAPLVKGARRFLDMHNVESDLMARFAANCDNIFKRVYASVTAAKLGRYEQRTAEGFDAVFVCSAEDRALLERNGIRVPVHVVPNGVDCALHARNGSDREPMSLVFVGSMDYHANISGVEYFHAQVLPLLRERHPDLTVYVVGKNPPDRIRAMGGKGVVVTGAVDDVRPYLHRAAVSIVPLLVGGGTRLKILEAMAAGVPVVSTSLGAEGIGAVHGRDILIGDTARSFADAVSTLLGNPAEGERLALMGREFVRQRFDWSVVGQTLRHVVEQACGGAA
- a CDS encoding glycosyltransferase family 4 protein, with translation MSGTADTNGYAGKLGTGDETGAAGTGRPLRVLFISYYIDDPSVPGFAPKYALLSERWRGDVLHLAPAYAECGAGNFVFRGCAYHRGSVLLRQWRYLLFCLRHARRHGTYDLVISYDPMICGLISLLVKRMVGAKLLVEVNTDHFYRPEAERESLKARVMRWVKTGMMRLSFAGADAVKFINSRLAEDYGHRFGRLRPGRAGGPVCDSFFSFIGTQAFGPDAAAEGRVILTVGHPYWVKGVDVLIRAFNRIAPLYPDVRLKIIGMCPDLAAYQSMVGDAARVEFLPGISHREIVPYFQQCLFYVLASRTESMGRVMIEAMACGKAVVGARVGGVPDVIADGETGLLFRSEDDADLASKMAMLLDDPALCRRMGEAGLHRCGTEFTPERYTERYFWFADRILARGGEGA
- a CDS encoding glycosyltransferase family 4 protein translates to MRKARPTAGMASSIVHMSFSGDFGGREKVAASLHRATYRAGYDCRLYMVVEERVGATGNANLFRSLGDDTARMRFFRTGSRFSVRLLMELRRKLQEDGVRLVHCHCYKSLFYALLLRECGLADIAVVYTLHGLVLRPGWISSFIRLVQHVGLRLCDGVVGCSEEILRAHVSDSAGDRATAIINAIECPAEYADIAARRAAARERLMERFGLCGNRPVVINVGRLCPQKNFPLYLRLVARDVERNGGEPGAHYLLLGNGALETELKEEARRLGVERHVVFTGFVAEMDQVFTGADLLVQTSIWEGTPMCLLEAQSYGLPAVVPDVGGNGAVVADGENGALYPVGDMDALAVRVDAYLADAPLRERHGQAAHMNVRTRFDMESWVRRHVDFYNRLGALVPAGRTA
- the pelF gene encoding GT4 family glycosyltransferase PelF, with protein sequence MSQSSVPASPLRILHVVYSFGIGGSETVAREVALRLGEQGHANMVVALEHDGPLSGEFRSAGIAAHALNRGEGSMLGAMYRLFRLVREFRPHALHTHHMYMLFHAVPAAVLTRTPIVHTEHEFWSLDTAKGRLLMPFLARFCRWITAVNDETRLFMEQRLGLPGKSLVTVGNGIDIRRFSGTGALRRADLGLGDDDRVAVIVARLEPVKNHQMLLRAWQQVVREVAGAKLLVAGTGSLAEPLRDDAAALGLADSVYFLGPRRDVHEILPLADVAVLSSCDEGLPLFLLEAMAAGLPVVSTRVGGVPRLISEGENGHMVAEGDEQALARAVAGLLKDPSRASRMGMAGRRRVEAAYDLDAAVGRYLDLYRGGKL